A single region of the Elizabethkingia sp. JS20170427COW genome encodes:
- a CDS encoding ATP-binding cassette domain-containing protein codes for MKIILENVSIRRENKDLLKSIYLTINSGDNLAILGEDEFSKTLLAETIKGKHFHSGEILFLDDHQLPFSPKIAYLDQQITLKNKSNISNFYLQQRFNSMDSEDTYTVREELMTKGTEGEVRFWLQKFDILHRADIPLLQLSNGEKRKIQLIIHLLQKPNLLILNRAFDGLDQESRRQLHQMISHLSAEGVMVIMVADIREIPICISSFVEMKNGEMIQGGQLKDYSISTPLSEGMHREIPSIRKIVEGEDLIRMKNVSIRYGENVLLQNINWEVKSGECWQIKGKNGSGKSTLLSLINGDNPQAYAQDIQLFGKKRGSGESIWDLKKKIGWVSSELAASFPRNTNVAQVIGSGFYDTIGLFRKLEEEQRSKVEAWLNYFSLQEKRSHAWYTLAIEEKIQVLMARALAKEPFFLVLDEPFQGIPITKIRELISFLKEVYIKTQMSIIMVSHYTDEIPDFIHYSLELDKEKKVN; via the coding sequence ATGAAGATTATTTTAGAAAATGTATCCATCCGTAGGGAAAATAAAGACCTTTTGAAATCTATTTATTTAACCATTAATTCAGGGGATAATTTGGCTATTTTGGGGGAAGATGAGTTCTCCAAAACATTATTGGCAGAAACGATAAAAGGCAAGCATTTTCATTCAGGAGAAATATTATTTTTGGATGATCACCAACTTCCTTTTTCACCTAAAATCGCATATTTAGATCAGCAAATTACTTTAAAGAATAAATCGAATATTAGTAATTTTTACCTTCAGCAAAGGTTTAATAGTATGGATTCGGAAGATACTTATACTGTAAGAGAAGAGCTGATGACAAAAGGAACCGAAGGAGAAGTTAGATTTTGGCTTCAAAAATTCGATATTCTTCACCGTGCAGATATTCCTTTACTTCAATTATCAAATGGAGAAAAAAGAAAAATACAACTCATAATCCATTTGCTTCAAAAACCAAATTTGTTGATTTTAAATCGAGCTTTTGATGGCTTGGATCAAGAAAGTAGGAGGCAACTTCATCAGATGATATCCCACCTTTCAGCAGAAGGGGTGATGGTGATAATGGTTGCCGATATCAGGGAGATACCTATATGTATTTCTTCTTTTGTGGAAATGAAAAATGGAGAGATGATACAAGGCGGTCAACTAAAAGATTATTCAATTTCTACCCCATTATCCGAAGGTATGCATCGAGAAATTCCGTCCATCCGCAAAATAGTCGAAGGAGAGGATTTAATAAGAATGAAAAATGTTAGCATCCGTTACGGAGAAAATGTATTGTTACAGAATATCAATTGGGAAGTGAAGTCTGGGGAATGTTGGCAGATAAAAGGAAAAAATGGTTCTGGCAAATCAACATTACTAAGTTTAATCAATGGAGATAATCCCCAAGCTTATGCCCAGGATATTCAACTTTTTGGAAAGAAAAGAGGAAGTGGCGAAAGTATATGGGATCTAAAAAAGAAAATAGGATGGGTATCTTCTGAACTAGCAGCGAGTTTTCCGAGAAATACTAATGTTGCCCAAGTGATAGGCTCTGGGTTTTACGATACCATAGGGCTTTTTCGGAAGTTGGAGGAAGAGCAGAGAAGTAAAGTAGAAGCTTGGCTTAATTATTTTTCCTTACAAGAAAAGAGGAGTCATGCATGGTACACTTTAGCGATTGAAGAAAAAATCCAAGTTTTAATGGCAAGAGCGTTGGCGAAAGAGCCTTTCTTCTTGGTTTTGGATGAACCTTTTCAAGGGATTCCAATTACTAAAATCCGAGAGTTGATTTCTTTTTTGAAAGAAGTATACATTAAAACCCAAATGAGCATTATTATGGTAAGCCATTATACCGATGAAATCCCAGATTTTATACACTATAGTCTAGAGTTAGACAAGGAAAAAAAAGTAAACTAA
- a CDS encoding glycoside hydrolase family 2 TIM barrel-domain containing protein, producing the protein MRRTRFIEKTIAGAGMVFFGLSYAQELPYWKSPSIVKVNKEYPRTEFMTYDNKEAALQKKFEDSKYYQSLNGTWKFYYVDAYKQLPKNVTDSATVTSTWKDIKVPGNWEVQGFGTAIYVNHPYEFVERDPKTRLPKNPPPAMPEENPVGVYRRDINIPAEWLKDRTIFLNIGGAKSGTYVYINGKEVGYSEDSKNPAEFRINEYVQPGINKLAIKIHRWSTGSYLEAQDFWRISGIERDVYLWSQPKVSLRDFRIKSTLDDTYKDGIFQLEMTLANYGLGDLVENNNYKPIKFASPNVSYELLDASGKVVASGKAKTSVKGRGQDDFEFPEVKIPNVKTWTSEHPNLYKLVMTVEDPMSNTKEVVPYAVGFRKFEIKEVDSQGRKDRLFLVNGQPLKLKGVNIHEHNPETGHYVTEELMKKDFMLMKQNNLNSVRLAHYPQSRRFYELCDEYGLYVYDEANIESHGMYYGKESLAKHPEWENAHMDRTINMFERNKNHASVAIWSLGNEAGNGVNFDATYRWVKNREKDFMNRPVNYERAIWGFNSDMYVPQYPSAAWLESVGKNGSDRPVVPSEYSHAMGNSSGNLNLQWQAIYKYPNLQGGYIWDWVDQGILQKDKNGKPFFAYGGDFGKDQASDGNFLINGIVRPDRIPHPAMQEVKYAHQNFGFEAKDVSKGIFTVQNRFYFSNTQNYSLKYSILENGKVISEKTVPMNLAAQQSMDINIHTQSLSPAKEYFVNFDVYTKNADGVVPANFNVAHDQFLLAAATQKPAHALTTALVKAKINKKGNTTQIEYGKTQLDFDQTKGIVTSYKVGGKEYFAEQFGIQPNFWRGPNDNDYGSGMPQRLQIWKQSSKNFKVTDVKVEEQGNHVNLKTTYLLPAGNLYIINYKIYPDGVLKVNAEFTSTNMKANEIEASEATQMATFSPEMQKARENAAKLEVPRIGVRFRIPKTLNQVEYYGKGPDENYLDRNAGASVGVYKTTAEDMYYPYVRPQENGHRTATRWVSLTDNKDKGILIVADETIGFNALRNSVEDFDTEENKDKPYQFNNFSSEERAANSDERGRNKLPRQTHINDITPKNYVEVNVDMKQMGVAGYNSWGDKPLPQYSIPSDKNYQWGFTIIPVNNQKDIDAKANGKY; encoded by the coding sequence ATGAGAAGAACTCGTTTCATAGAGAAAACTATTGCCGGAGCAGGGATGGTTTTCTTTGGATTATCCTATGCACAGGAGCTTCCTTATTGGAAGAGCCCTAGTATTGTGAAGGTGAATAAGGAGTATCCTCGTACTGAATTTATGACTTATGATAACAAAGAAGCTGCCCTTCAAAAGAAATTTGAAGACAGTAAATATTATCAGTCTCTAAATGGTACTTGGAAATTTTATTATGTGGACGCTTACAAGCAGTTGCCTAAAAATGTTACCGATTCAGCTACCGTAACCAGTACATGGAAAGATATTAAAGTACCAGGAAACTGGGAGGTACAAGGTTTTGGGACTGCAATATATGTTAACCATCCATACGAATTTGTAGAGAGAGACCCTAAAACTCGTTTGCCTAAGAACCCACCTCCAGCAATGCCTGAGGAAAACCCTGTGGGAGTTTACAGAAGGGATATCAATATTCCTGCAGAATGGCTAAAAGATAGGACTATATTCTTAAATATTGGAGGTGCTAAGTCTGGGACTTACGTTTATATCAATGGTAAAGAAGTAGGCTATAGCGAGGATTCTAAAAACCCAGCAGAATTCAGAATTAATGAATACGTACAGCCAGGTATTAATAAATTAGCTATTAAAATCCACAGATGGAGTACTGGCTCTTACCTAGAAGCACAGGATTTTTGGAGAATTAGTGGTATTGAAAGAGATGTGTACCTTTGGTCTCAACCGAAAGTTTCTTTAAGAGATTTTAGAATAAAATCTACTTTAGACGATACTTATAAGGATGGTATCTTCCAATTGGAGATGACTTTAGCCAACTATGGATTGGGAGATTTAGTAGAAAATAACAATTATAAACCTATTAAGTTTGCCTCTCCTAACGTTAGTTATGAATTGTTAGATGCTTCGGGGAAAGTAGTAGCTTCAGGGAAAGCAAAAACAAGTGTAAAAGGTCGTGGTCAAGACGACTTCGAGTTTCCAGAAGTAAAAATACCAAATGTAAAAACTTGGACATCTGAACATCCCAATCTTTATAAATTGGTGATGACGGTAGAAGATCCTATGAGCAACACTAAAGAGGTGGTTCCTTATGCCGTAGGTTTTAGAAAGTTTGAAATTAAAGAAGTAGATAGCCAGGGAAGAAAAGACAGATTGTTCCTTGTAAATGGACAACCTTTAAAGTTAAAAGGAGTAAATATCCATGAACACAATCCAGAAACTGGGCATTATGTAACCGAAGAATTGATGAAGAAAGACTTCATGTTGATGAAGCAAAATAATCTCAATTCAGTACGTTTGGCACACTACCCACAATCGAGAAGATTCTATGAACTTTGTGATGAATACGGCCTTTATGTTTATGACGAAGCCAATATTGAAAGTCATGGAATGTATTATGGAAAAGAGTCTCTTGCAAAGCATCCTGAGTGGGAGAATGCCCATATGGACAGAACCATCAATATGTTCGAAAGAAATAAGAACCATGCATCGGTTGCCATTTGGTCTTTAGGAAATGAAGCCGGAAATGGTGTTAACTTTGATGCTACTTACAGATGGGTGAAGAATAGAGAAAAAGACTTCATGAATAGACCTGTCAATTACGAGAGAGCTATTTGGGGATTCAATTCTGATATGTACGTTCCTCAATATCCAAGTGCAGCTTGGCTAGAAAGCGTAGGAAAAAATGGTTCAGATAGACCGGTTGTTCCTTCAGAGTACTCTCACGCTATGGGGAACTCCAGCGGGAACTTAAACCTACAGTGGCAAGCAATTTATAAATATCCAAACTTACAAGGAGGATATATTTGGGATTGGGTAGATCAAGGGATTTTACAGAAAGATAAAAATGGAAAACCATTCTTCGCTTATGGAGGAGACTTTGGAAAAGACCAAGCAAGTGATGGTAACTTCCTTATTAATGGTATTGTAAGGCCAGATCGTATTCCACATCCTGCAATGCAAGAAGTAAAATATGCTCATCAAAATTTTGGCTTCGAGGCAAAAGATGTTTCAAAAGGGATTTTCACTGTTCAAAATAGATTTTATTTCTCTAATACCCAAAATTATAGTTTAAAGTATAGTATTTTGGAAAATGGGAAAGTGATTTCTGAGAAAACAGTTCCTATGAATTTGGCAGCTCAACAAAGTATGGATATTAATATCCATACTCAGAGTCTTAGTCCTGCAAAAGAATATTTTGTAAACTTTGATGTTTATACCAAAAACGCAGATGGAGTAGTTCCTGCTAACTTTAATGTAGCTCATGATCAGTTTTTGTTAGCAGCCGCAACCCAAAAGCCAGCCCATGCATTAACAACAGCTTTGGTAAAAGCTAAAATCAATAAAAAAGGAAATACTACCCAGATAGAATATGGTAAAACCCAATTAGATTTCGATCAAACGAAAGGTATCGTTACTTCTTACAAAGTAGGAGGTAAAGAGTATTTTGCGGAGCAGTTTGGTATTCAACCTAATTTCTGGAGAGGACCTAACGATAACGATTATGGTAGTGGGATGCCACAGAGACTTCAGATTTGGAAGCAATCTAGCAAAAACTTTAAAGTTACCGATGTAAAAGTTGAAGAACAAGGAAATCATGTTAATTTAAAAACAACCTATCTTCTACCAGCAGGTAATTTATACATTATCAATTATAAAATTTATCCTGATGGAGTGTTAAAAGTAAATGCTGAATTTACTTCTACCAATATGAAGGCTAATGAAATTGAAGCTTCAGAAGCTACTCAGATGGCAACCTTCTCTCCTGAAATGCAAAAAGCAAGAGAAAATGCTGCAAAATTAGAAGTGCCAAGAATTGGAGTAAGATTCAGAATTCCGAAAACTTTAAATCAGGTAGAGTACTATGGTAAAGGACCAGATGAAAACTATTTGGATAGAAATGCAGGTGCAAGTGTAGGCGTTTATAAAACCACTGCCGAAGACATGTACTACCCTTATGTAAGACCTCAGGAAAATGGACACCGTACTGCAACACGTTGGGTAAGTTTAACCGATAATAAGGATAAAGGTATCCTTATTGTAGCAGATGAAACGATAGGCTTTAATGCTTTAAGAAATTCGGTAGAAGATTTTGATACCGAAGAAAATAAAGATAAACCTTACCAGTTTAATAATTTTAGTTCCGAGGAAAGAGCGGCTAATTCTGACGAAAGAGGTAGAAATAAATTACCTCGCCAGACCCATATTAATGACATTACTCCTAAAAATTATGTAGAAGTAAATGTGGACATGAAACAGATGGGAGTAGCTGGTTACAACAGTTGGGGAGATAAGCCACTTCCTCAGTACAGTATCCCTTCGGATAAAAATTACCAATGGGGCTTTACCATTATCCCAGTAAATAACCAAAAGGATATTGATGCAAAAGCTAATGGCAAGTATTAA
- the yidC gene encoding membrane protein insertase YidC, producing MQQNNGVDKKQMISFGLFTLAMLAIMFYYQSKQKPTETLNEPTKTSQQAVQSQKNQLVAQHQAASLKTVQLKNDLLTVDFSSLGGQISTVKLNKYQAYAEDGKNKPVLLFANHNADYGFQFKDKSGKIINTKDLVFTSSANGNVVTMQSNIDSAKIQFTYTLTDQYTVDFKVNTQGLSQVVSDQKANFVWNYKVREMEKGRSQEQTHTEFVYAFNNYKDYDYDSRSELDETKEVLNWIGVKQQFFGAVLEAQNGFKNSVGNQEMLEKGEYLKTFHYDGQVDLAGSELNQDFKWYFMPLDLDLLKSFDKNFDEILPLGWSFIGTLNRIFFIPVYNWLSSFGIAAGWVIFLMTIAVKIILSPVMFKQHKLSAMMRVIRPEIEEVQAKYKDADPMKRQQATMEVYRKAGVNQFAGCIPGLLQVPIFYALFRFFPNMIDLRGKSFWFANDLTAYDDLIKLPFNIPFLGEHLSVFAIACTAVILIYTIMTAGNMQQPTQEGMPNMKPLMYIFPITFLFFLNSAASGLSWYYFVSNAINILIILLINYVILDEKKIHAQIQENKAKPKKEGKFQARMREMMEKAQEQQRQMEELKRQQQNRKK from the coding sequence ATGCAACAAAACAATGGTGTAGACAAGAAACAGATGATAAGCTTTGGGTTATTTACCCTTGCCATGCTTGCCATTATGTTTTATTACCAGTCCAAACAGAAGCCCACAGAGACTCTTAATGAGCCTACCAAGACTTCTCAGCAGGCAGTACAGTCCCAAAAAAATCAACTAGTAGCACAACATCAAGCGGCTAGCCTTAAGACTGTACAGTTGAAAAATGATTTGCTTACCGTTGATTTTAGCTCTTTAGGAGGGCAAATTTCTACTGTAAAGCTAAATAAATATCAAGCCTACGCCGAGGATGGCAAAAATAAACCTGTGCTATTATTTGCAAATCATAATGCTGATTATGGTTTTCAGTTTAAAGACAAATCTGGAAAAATTATCAATACCAAAGATTTAGTGTTTACCTCTTCTGCAAACGGGAATGTGGTAACCATGCAAAGTAATATTGATAGTGCTAAAATCCAGTTTACCTATACTCTTACTGATCAATATACAGTAGACTTTAAGGTGAATACCCAAGGTTTATCCCAAGTGGTATCCGACCAAAAAGCTAATTTTGTATGGAACTACAAAGTTCGTGAGATGGAGAAAGGACGCTCCCAAGAACAAACCCATACCGAATTTGTATATGCATTCAACAACTATAAAGATTACGACTACGATTCTCGTAGTGAGTTGGATGAAACCAAAGAAGTCCTTAACTGGATAGGAGTAAAACAGCAGTTCTTCGGAGCTGTACTAGAGGCACAAAATGGTTTTAAAAATTCTGTAGGAAACCAAGAAATGCTAGAGAAAGGTGAGTACCTAAAAACTTTCCATTATGATGGACAAGTGGACTTAGCAGGTAGCGAGCTTAATCAGGATTTCAAATGGTATTTTATGCCATTGGATTTAGATTTGTTGAAATCGTTTGATAAAAACTTTGATGAAATCCTTCCTTTAGGTTGGTCTTTCATAGGGACACTAAATAGAATTTTCTTTATCCCTGTTTACAACTGGCTTTCTTCTTTTGGTATTGCAGCAGGATGGGTAATCTTCTTGATGACGATTGCTGTAAAAATCATCCTTTCACCAGTAATGTTTAAACAACATAAGCTGAGTGCGATGATGAGGGTAATCCGCCCAGAGATTGAAGAAGTACAAGCTAAGTACAAGGATGCAGACCCTATGAAAAGGCAACAGGCAACTATGGAGGTGTATCGTAAGGCGGGAGTAAACCAATTTGCAGGGTGTATCCCAGGTTTATTGCAAGTGCCTATCTTCTATGCATTGTTCAGATTCTTCCCGAATATGATTGATCTTAGAGGAAAAAGTTTCTGGTTTGCAAATGACCTTACCGCTTATGATGATTTAATTAAACTTCCATTCAATATACCGTTCTTAGGAGAGCATCTTAGTGTTTTTGCGATAGCGTGTACTGCTGTAATTTTAATTTATACTATTATGACTGCAGGAAATATGCAACAACCTACCCAAGAAGGTATGCCGAATATGAAGCCATTGATGTATATTTTCCCAATTACATTCTTGTTCTTCTTGAACTCTGCTGCTTCTGGTCTATCATGGTATTACTTTGTATCCAATGCCATTAACATCTTGATTATCCTATTAATCAATTATGTTATCTTGGATGAGAAGAAAATCCATGCTCAGATTCAAGAAAATAAAGCTAAGCCTAAAAAAGAAGGTAAATTCCAAGCTCGTATGCGCGAGATGATGGAAAAAGCTCAAGAGCAACAAAGACAAATGGAAGAGCTGAAAAGACAGCAACAAAATAGGAAAAAATAG
- a CDS encoding CTP synthase, whose translation MSKKTTKYIFVTGGVTSSLGKGIISASLGMLLKSRGYNVTIQKLDPYINIDPGTLNPYEHGECYVTEDGAETDLDLGHYERFLNSPTSQNNNVTTGRIYQTVIDKERRGDFLGKTVQVIPHITNEIKRRIQILSKENYDIIITEIGGTVGDIESLPYIESVRQLRWELGETNSMVIHLTLLPYLSASGELKTKPSQHSVRQLMEYGVQADVLVCRTEHKIPKDQRAKLAQFCNVSASNVIECLDLPTIYEVPIELRKQKFDEVVLNELCLPVNGEPDLANWKDFLKKYKNPKKSVEIALVGKYVSLQDSYKSISEAFIHAGASQQTEVNIRWVYSGDLENGNVEEILKGIDGMLIAPGFGDRGIEGKIIAARYARENKIPVLGICLGMQVITIEFARNILDMASANSAEFDSATEFPVINLMEEQKNVTEKGGTMRLGSWKCTVKAGTKLYDAYGAKNITERHRHRYEFNSDYIQEFEDQNFIATGKNPDTGLVEAVELKDHPFYVGVQYHPEYKSTVANPHPLFKALVVAAAEYKTNK comes from the coding sequence ATGAGTAAAAAAACAACAAAATACATCTTCGTTACTGGCGGTGTAACATCTTCTTTGGGGAAAGGGATCATCTCTGCTTCTCTAGGTATGCTATTAAAATCTAGAGGTTACAATGTAACCATCCAGAAGTTAGATCCATATATTAATATCGATCCAGGAACTTTGAATCCTTATGAGCATGGAGAGTGTTATGTAACTGAAGACGGTGCTGAAACGGATTTAGACTTAGGACATTATGAGCGTTTCTTAAATTCTCCTACAAGCCAAAATAATAACGTAACGACTGGTAGAATCTACCAAACAGTTATTGATAAAGAGCGTAGAGGAGATTTCTTAGGGAAAACTGTACAAGTAATCCCTCATATTACCAATGAAATTAAGCGTAGAATCCAAATTTTATCTAAGGAAAATTACGATATCATCATTACCGAAATCGGAGGTACTGTTGGAGATATCGAGTCTCTTCCTTATATAGAAAGTGTGCGCCAATTGCGTTGGGAGTTAGGTGAAACCAATTCTATGGTAATCCACCTTACTTTATTACCTTATCTTTCTGCAAGTGGAGAGTTAAAAACGAAACCTTCTCAACACTCTGTACGTCAATTGATGGAATATGGAGTACAAGCAGACGTTTTGGTATGTAGAACCGAGCATAAAATTCCTAAAGATCAACGTGCCAAACTAGCACAATTCTGTAACGTTAGTGCTTCTAATGTTATCGAATGCCTAGATTTACCAACTATTTATGAAGTGCCTATCGAATTACGCAAACAGAAATTTGATGAGGTAGTATTAAATGAATTATGCTTACCTGTAAACGGGGAACCTGATTTAGCAAACTGGAAAGATTTCTTGAAAAAATACAAAAACCCTAAAAAATCTGTAGAAATAGCTTTAGTAGGGAAGTATGTAAGCCTTCAAGACTCTTATAAATCTATTTCAGAAGCTTTTATCCATGCTGGAGCATCTCAACAAACAGAGGTAAATATCCGTTGGGTTTACAGTGGAGATTTAGAAAATGGTAATGTTGAAGAAATCCTAAAAGGTATCGATGGTATGCTTATCGCTCCAGGTTTTGGCGATAGAGGTATTGAAGGTAAAATTATAGCAGCTCGTTATGCTCGTGAAAATAAAATTCCAGTATTAGGAATCTGCCTAGGTATGCAAGTGATTACTATTGAATTTGCAAGAAATATCTTAGATATGGCAAGTGCTAATAGTGCTGAGTTTGATTCAGCAACCGAGTTCCCTGTAATCAACCTTATGGAAGAACAGAAAAATGTTACTGAAAAAGGTGGAACTATGCGTTTAGGTTCTTGGAAGTGTACTGTAAAAGCAGGAACAAAACTTTATGATGCTTACGGAGCTAAGAATATCACCGAAAGACATCGTCATAGATATGAGTTCAACAGCGATTATATTCAAGAATTTGAAGATCAAAACTTTATCGCAACAGGGAAAAACCCAGATACAGGATTGGTAGAAGCTGTAGAGTTGAAAGACCATCCATTCTATGTTGGGGTACAATACCACCCAGAATATAAAAGTACTGTAGCTAATCCACATCCTTTATTCAAGGCATTAGTAGTTGCTGCAGCCGAATATAAAACCAACAAATAA
- the radA gene encoding DNA repair protein RadA: MAKLKTVYFCQNCGTQHPQWMGQCKNCGQWNTLVEEVVEKTTSKNYSGDSKQHIINIVEVNAQEEPRIKTPSEELNRVLGGGIVLGSVTLIGGEPGIGKSTLLLQLALKMRKKIFYVSGEESASQIKMRADRLTDLQNPECFLYTETSIEKILHEARKLKPDFMIIDSIQTLHSQAMESSPGTVSQIRECSSEVIKFAKATSTPVFLVGHITKDGQIAGPKVLEHMVDVVLNFDGDRNHLFRLLRANKNRFGSTSEIGIYEMISQGLKEIKNPSEILITKKFEELSGNSVAVTLEGNRPMLLEIQALVSTAVYGTPQRSCTGFDAKRLNMLLAVLEKRAGFQLGAKDVFLNITGGIKTDDPALDLAVVASILSSNDDLAISEKFCFAGEIGLSGEIRPVPQIEHRITEAEKLGYDKIFVSNLNKIPKRKYGIKIEEVSKIEDFHDRLF; encoded by the coding sequence GTGGCTAAGTTAAAAACTGTATATTTTTGTCAGAATTGTGGAACCCAACATCCCCAATGGATGGGACAATGCAAAAACTGCGGGCAATGGAACACCTTAGTAGAGGAAGTGGTAGAAAAAACTACCTCTAAAAACTACTCTGGGGACAGCAAACAACACATCATTAATATTGTTGAAGTAAACGCCCAAGAAGAACCTAGGATAAAAACCCCAAGCGAAGAGCTCAATCGCGTGTTAGGAGGTGGTATTGTCCTAGGATCGGTTACTTTAATTGGAGGCGAACCTGGAATTGGTAAATCTACCCTGCTCTTACAGCTAGCCTTAAAGATGAGAAAAAAAATATTCTATGTTTCTGGTGAAGAAAGTGCCTCCCAAATCAAGATGAGAGCCGACCGATTAACCGATTTGCAAAACCCTGAATGTTTTCTCTATACCGAAACTTCCATCGAAAAAATTCTGCATGAAGCGAGGAAATTAAAACCCGACTTCATGATTATAGACTCCATACAAACCTTGCATTCCCAAGCTATGGAGAGCTCCCCAGGTACCGTTTCTCAGATTCGGGAATGCTCCTCGGAGGTTATTAAATTTGCAAAAGCTACTAGCACCCCTGTATTTTTGGTAGGACACATCACTAAAGATGGACAAATTGCAGGCCCTAAAGTTTTAGAGCATATGGTAGATGTAGTCCTCAACTTCGATGGAGACAGAAATCATCTATTCCGATTATTAAGAGCCAACAAAAACAGATTTGGTTCTACTTCAGAAATTGGAATTTATGAAATGATTTCCCAAGGTTTAAAAGAAATAAAAAATCCTTCAGAAATCTTAATCACCAAAAAATTTGAAGAACTTTCCGGCAACTCCGTAGCTGTAACTTTAGAAGGAAACCGCCCTATGTTGCTAGAAATACAAGCCTTAGTAAGCACTGCTGTGTACGGAACTCCACAAAGGAGCTGTACCGGTTTTGATGCCAAAAGGCTCAACATGCTTTTAGCAGTGCTCGAAAAAAGAGCAGGCTTCCAGCTAGGAGCCAAGGATGTTTTCCTCAACATTACAGGAGGGATAAAAACCGACGATCCTGCACTAGATTTAGCCGTAGTAGCTTCTATCCTTTCATCGAACGATGATTTGGCAATTTCAGAGAAGTTCTGTTTTGCTGGAGAAATAGGCTTAAGTGGAGAGATAAGACCTGTCCCTCAAATAGAACACCGAATTACAGAAGCCGAAAAATTAGGCTATGACAAGATTTTCGTCTCTAACCTCAATAAAATTCCGAAACGGAAATATGGAATTAAAATTGAAGAAGTTAGTAAAATTGAAGACTTCCATGATCGCTTATTCTAA
- a CDS encoding ACP phosphodiesterase, with translation MNFLAHSFLSFSEEQLVGNMIADFIKNSDRKFLPLEVQKGIVLHREIDTFTDSHPIISEAKKVFQPLVRLYSGAFVDVSMDFFLANDCNIYTEPQWKEHSEKVYQTLWKYQEILPERFLKLLPKMEKDDWLYNYRYDWGIQFSLQNVLNKALYLEKKLPVFQAFEKDKSLLQKSYHQFFPELQKHIQKKASEL, from the coding sequence ATGAATTTTTTAGCCCACTCTTTCTTATCCTTTTCCGAAGAACAATTGGTTGGAAATATGATTGCCGATTTCATCAAAAATTCAGATCGTAAGTTTCTACCTCTTGAGGTACAAAAAGGAATTGTCCTACACCGTGAAATTGATACTTTTACGGATAGCCATCCTATTATCTCGGAAGCTAAAAAAGTTTTCCAACCCTTGGTAAGATTATATTCTGGTGCTTTTGTGGACGTAAGCATGGATTTCTTTTTGGCAAACGATTGTAATATCTATACCGAACCTCAATGGAAAGAACATTCTGAAAAGGTATATCAAACTCTATGGAAATATCAGGAAATCCTTCCCGAAAGATTTTTAAAACTCTTACCTAAAATGGAGAAAGACGACTGGCTATATAATTATAGATATGATTGGGGAATACAATTTAGCCTTCAGAATGTTTTAAATAAGGCTTTATATTTAGAAAAAAAACTGCCGGTTTTTCAAGCCTTCGAAAAAGACAAATCTTTACTCCAAAAAAGTTATCACCAGTTTTTCCCCGAACTCCAAAAGCATATTCAGAAAAAAGCTAGTGAACTTTAA